The following coding sequences lie in one Pseudomonadota bacterium genomic window:
- a CDS encoding NADH-quinone oxidoreductase subunit L, whose amino-acid sequence MTPEERNERGAAELERQQGFREGLHCCTAAGCLSCGADGLKRALVAEVEARGLAEQVSVEGTGCLGLCSRGPLVRRDSDGALFHELEPGEAGLLLQGDAAAEAALAARRIDTASHPFFAHQRRIVLENAGRVDPERLDTYLAVGGYGALAHAVSERSPQEVLLELRTSGLRGRGGAGYPTGVKWELVAKQPGTTKYVVCNADEGDPGAFMDRSVLEGDPHRVLEGMAIAGYAVGASHGFIYVRGEYALAIQRLQGAIRQAEREGLLGPRVLDSAFRFRVDLRIGAGAFVCGEETALIASIEGGRGEPRPRPPYPPEKGLWGQPTLINNVETFANVAPILREGGAWFAGIGTERSKGTKVFAVAGKTTHTGLVEVPMGTPLRTIVYAMAGGVADGGRVKAIQTGGPSGGFIPERLLDLPVDYESLVGAGSMMGSGGLIVMDEATSMLDVARYFMEFCRDESCGKCVPCRAGTVQMHELLERFCAGTANAQDLVLLKELATLLRETSLCGLGQTAPNPVLSVLRYFPEELERGLRRDTASPAADAATERA is encoded by the coding sequence ATGACGCCCGAGGAGCGCAACGAACGGGGCGCGGCCGAGCTCGAGCGGCAGCAGGGGTTTCGCGAAGGGCTGCACTGCTGCACCGCCGCCGGCTGCCTCTCCTGCGGAGCCGATGGCCTGAAGCGCGCGCTCGTCGCCGAGGTCGAGGCCAGGGGCCTGGCCGAGCAGGTCTCCGTCGAGGGCACCGGTTGCCTCGGCCTCTGTAGCCGCGGGCCGCTGGTTCGCCGCGACTCCGATGGCGCCCTCTTCCACGAGCTCGAGCCGGGCGAGGCCGGCCTGCTGCTGCAGGGGGACGCGGCCGCCGAAGCCGCGCTCGCCGCCAGGAGGATCGATACTGCGAGTCACCCCTTCTTCGCGCATCAGCGGCGCATCGTGCTGGAGAACGCGGGGCGCGTCGATCCCGAGCGCTTGGACACCTACCTCGCGGTGGGCGGCTACGGCGCGCTCGCTCACGCCGTCTCGGAGCGCTCCCCCCAAGAGGTGCTGTTGGAGCTGCGGACCAGCGGCCTGCGCGGGCGCGGCGGCGCCGGCTACCCGACGGGGGTCAAGTGGGAGCTCGTCGCCAAACAGCCCGGAACGACCAAGTACGTCGTCTGCAACGCCGACGAGGGCGACCCCGGGGCCTTCATGGACCGCAGCGTGCTCGAGGGCGATCCCCATCGCGTGCTCGAGGGCATGGCGATCGCGGGCTACGCCGTCGGCGCGAGCCATGGCTTCATCTATGTCCGCGGCGAGTACGCGCTGGCGATTCAGCGCCTCCAGGGCGCCATTCGCCAGGCCGAGCGCGAGGGGCTGCTGGGGCCGCGCGTGCTCGACAGCGCGTTCCGCTTCCGCGTCGACCTACGCATCGGCGCGGGCGCCTTCGTCTGCGGCGAGGAGACGGCGCTGATCGCCTCCATCGAAGGGGGGCGCGGTGAGCCCCGGCCGCGGCCGCCCTATCCGCCGGAGAAGGGCCTCTGGGGCCAGCCGACGCTGATCAACAACGTCGAGACCTTCGCCAACGTCGCGCCGATCCTCCGCGAGGGCGGGGCCTGGTTCGCGGGCATCGGCACGGAGCGGAGCAAGGGCACCAAGGTCTTCGCCGTCGCCGGCAAGACGACGCATACCGGCCTCGTCGAGGTGCCGATGGGCACGCCGCTGCGCACGATCGTCTACGCGATGGCCGGTGGCGTCGCCGACGGGGGCCGCGTCAAGGCGATCCAGACCGGCGGCCCCAGCGGCGGCTTCATCCCGGAGCGGCTGCTCGATCTACCCGTCGACTACGAATCACTGGTCGGCGCGGGCTCGATGATGGGCTCGGGCGGCCTGATCGTGATGGACGAGGCCACGAGCATGCTCGACGTGGCGCGCTACTTCATGGAGTTCTGCCGCGACGAATCGTGCGGCAAATGCGTCCCCTGCCGCGCCGGCACGGTGCAGATGCATGAGCTCCTGGAGCGCTTCTGCGCGGGGACGGCCAACGCGCAAGACCTCGTGCTGCTCAAGGAGCTGGCGACGCTGCTGCGCGAAACGAGCCTCTGCGGCCTGGGGCAGACGGCGCCCAACCCGGTGCTGAGCGTGCTGCGCTACTTTCCCGAGGAACTCGAGCGCGGCCTGCGGCGGGACACGGCGAGCCCGGCGGCCGACGCCGCGACGGAGCGCGCATGA
- a CDS encoding sigma-70 family RNA polymerase sigma factor, translating into MHAEGEAEDPGLTQAAAAPNLSPADQALISRLRARDEAAFVELLERFQGPLLRLASAFVASRAVAEEVVQETWVAVLDGLERFEGRSSLKTWIFRILSNRARTRGAREGRSLPFSAFDAVDEEGEPAVDPQRFDANGHWSRGPRRWEDETPERLLLRHAALERLEQALKELPPQQCAVVSLRDLEGCDSDEVCSVLGVSETNQRVLLHRARAKLRGALETYYDGSNT; encoded by the coding sequence ATGCATGCCGAGGGCGAAGCCGAGGACCCGGGCCTCACGCAGGCCGCGGCTGCGCCCAACCTGTCGCCCGCCGATCAGGCGCTGATCAGCCGGCTGCGGGCGCGCGACGAGGCAGCCTTCGTCGAGCTCCTGGAGCGCTTTCAAGGGCCGCTCTTGCGCCTCGCCTCCGCCTTTGTCGCGAGCCGCGCCGTCGCCGAGGAGGTCGTCCAGGAGACCTGGGTTGCCGTCCTCGACGGACTGGAGCGTTTCGAGGGGCGCTCGAGCCTCAAGACCTGGATCTTTCGCATCCTCAGCAATCGCGCGCGTACGCGCGGCGCGCGCGAGGGGCGCTCGCTCCCCTTCTCTGCCTTCGATGCTGTCGACGAGGAGGGAGAGCCCGCGGTCGACCCGCAGCGCTTCGACGCCAACGGGCATTGGAGCCGAGGACCGCGGCGCTGGGAGGACGAGACGCCCGAGCGGCTGCTGCTGCGCCACGCCGCCCTCGAGCGGCTCGAGCAGGCGCTGAAGGAGCTGCCCCCACAGCAGTGCGCGGTGGTCTCGCTGCGCGACCTCGAGGGCTGTGACAGCGACGAAGTCTGTAGCGTTCTTGGCGTCAGCGAGACTAATCAGCGGGTGCTGCTGCACCGGGCGCGCGCGAAGCTGCGCGGCGCGCTCGAGACCTACTACGACGGATCGAATACCTGA
- a CDS encoding NAD(P)H-dependent oxidoreductase subunit E, translated as MTRPLRNTAELAAGGVRDNRQKFFERAMSRQGYAGHALIEVLHTAQELFGHLSPELLREVALKLKLPPSRVLGVATFYNFFSLEPKAQHTAVVCLGTACYVAGAPQLLETLERRRCACAAAKDADDEGPAQFSVQSARCIGSCGLAPAVVVDGRILPRVTPAQLEVALDAIGLPA; from the coding sequence ATGACACGCCCCCTCCGCAACACCGCCGAGCTCGCCGCAGGCGGAGTCAGGGACAACCGGCAGAAGTTCTTCGAGCGCGCGATGTCGCGCCAGGGCTATGCTGGCCACGCGCTGATCGAGGTGTTGCACACGGCGCAAGAGCTCTTCGGACACCTCAGTCCCGAGCTGCTGCGCGAGGTGGCCCTCAAACTCAAGCTGCCACCGAGCCGGGTGCTCGGCGTCGCCACCTTCTACAACTTCTTCTCGCTCGAACCCAAAGCGCAACATACGGCCGTGGTCTGTCTGGGCACCGCCTGCTACGTGGCGGGCGCACCGCAGCTGCTCGAGACCCTCGAGCGCCGCCGCTGTGCCTGCGCTGCGGCGAAGGACGCCGACGACGAGGGGCCAGCGCAGTTCAGCGTCCAATCGGCGCGCTGCATCGGCTCCTGCGGCCTGGCACCGGCCGTGGTGGTCGACGGCCGCATCCTGCCGCGCGTAACCCCCGCCCAGCTCGAGGTGGCGCTCGACGCGATCGGACTTCCAGCATGA
- a CDS encoding KamA family radical SAM protein, whose protein sequence is MRSRTLNALRTSPVQQKRPAGDDDADPDPLQAPLTIARGQKGRSRRPALAAVDPAASGAGFFIGDKARAFRERAFPAVSDADWTDWKWQLRHRIRDREELERIFRLSEDESGALARLGERLPVGITPYYAALMDPDDARDPLRRTMVPVGGEFVVSPGELTDPLGEDHAMPVPGLVHRYPDRVLFLVTSFCATYCRYCTRARLVGKTGEYHFNNAQFQRAIDYIAATPQIRDVLISGGDPLTMGDDRLEWLISRLRAIPHLELIRIGSKVPVVLPQRITPALCAMLRRYHPLFISVHAMHPTELTPEVAQSCGRLADAGIPLGSQTVLSRGINDDPETMKTLMRGLVRIRVRPYYIYQADPIAGSSHFRTPVETGLRVMEGLRGHTSGYCVPAFVIDAPGGGGKIPLTPDYVVGRDGDELVLRNFKGDTYRYPDPLPPGND, encoded by the coding sequence CGTGCAACAGAAGCGACCTGCCGGCGACGATGACGCCGACCCCGACCCGCTGCAGGCGCCGCTTACCATTGCTCGCGGGCAAAAGGGGCGCAGCCGTCGCCCCGCGCTCGCCGCCGTCGACCCCGCAGCCTCTGGCGCGGGGTTTTTCATTGGCGACAAGGCACGCGCCTTCCGCGAACGGGCCTTTCCCGCGGTCAGCGACGCCGACTGGACCGACTGGAAGTGGCAGCTCCGGCACCGCATCCGCGATCGGGAGGAGCTGGAGCGCATCTTCCGGCTCTCCGAGGACGAGAGCGGGGCGTTGGCGCGCCTCGGCGAGCGGCTGCCCGTCGGCATCACACCCTACTACGCCGCCCTGATGGACCCCGACGACGCGCGCGATCCGCTGCGGCGGACGATGGTGCCCGTCGGCGGCGAGTTCGTCGTCAGCCCGGGCGAGCTCACCGATCCGCTCGGTGAGGATCACGCCATGCCCGTACCGGGGCTGGTGCATCGCTACCCGGATCGCGTGCTCTTCCTCGTCACCAGCTTCTGCGCGACCTACTGCCGTTACTGCACGCGCGCTCGGCTGGTCGGCAAGACCGGCGAGTATCACTTCAACAACGCTCAGTTCCAGCGCGCCATCGACTACATCGCGGCGACGCCCCAGATCCGCGACGTGCTGATCTCTGGCGGCGACCCGCTGACGATGGGCGACGACCGGCTCGAGTGGCTGATCTCGAGGCTGCGCGCGATTCCGCACCTGGAGCTGATTCGCATCGGTAGCAAGGTCCCCGTCGTGCTTCCGCAGCGCATCACGCCCGCGCTCTGCGCGATGCTGCGCCGGTACCATCCGCTCTTCATCAGCGTCCACGCCATGCACCCGACCGAGCTGACCCCCGAGGTCGCCCAGTCCTGCGGTCGGCTGGCTGACGCGGGCATCCCGCTGGGCAGCCAGACAGTGCTCTCGCGCGGCATCAATGACGACCCCGAGACGATGAAGACGCTGATGCGCGGATTGGTCCGCATCCGCGTCCGCCCCTATTACATCTACCAGGCGGATCCGATCGCGGGCTCCAGCCACTTCCGCACGCCGGTAGAGACGGGGCTACGCGTGATGGAGGGGTTGCGCGGCCACACCTCGGGCTACTGCGTACCGGCCTTCGTCATCGATGCGCCGGGCGGCGGCGGCAAGATCCCGCTGACGCCCGACTACGTGGTGGGCCGCGACGGCGACGAGCTGGTGCTGCGCAACTTCAAGGGCGACACCTACCGTTATCCTGACCCCCTGCCGCCCGGCAACGATTGA
- a CDS encoding YceI family protein: MRSKKGAPALLALAALWTLGLAPAQATAGAKGVVWKLDTVHSSVGFAVRHLGLSTVRGHFEAFAAEVQAEALTGKITALRATAQTATINTGNARRDAHLKSDDFFNAPAYPTLRLELRRINWKGTDFEVLVDLTIRDVSKPVVFKGSLIGTHDVDFGDGRQRRAGYSAEATIDRHAFGLKFGKLAEGVAVVGAQVKIQIDLQISRRLGATPSPSASPSATPTVSRLGKKG; the protein is encoded by the coding sequence ATGCGAAGCAAGAAGGGTGCGCCGGCGCTGCTGGCGCTGGCGGCGTTGTGGACGCTCGGCCTCGCTCCGGCGCAGGCCACGGCGGGCGCCAAGGGGGTGGTCTGGAAGCTCGATACCGTGCATTCCTCCGTGGGCTTCGCTGTCCGACACCTCGGGCTGAGCACGGTTCGCGGCCACTTCGAGGCCTTCGCCGCCGAGGTGCAGGCGGAGGCGCTCACCGGCAAGATCACGGCCCTGCGTGCCACGGCGCAGACCGCCACGATCAACACGGGCAACGCGCGGCGGGATGCGCACCTGAAGAGCGATGACTTCTTCAACGCGCCGGCCTATCCAACGCTGAGGCTCGAGCTTCGTCGCATCAACTGGAAGGGCACCGACTTCGAGGTGCTGGTCGACCTGACGATCCGGGACGTCAGCAAGCCCGTCGTCTTCAAGGGCTCGCTGATCGGCACTCACGACGTCGATTTTGGCGATGGGCGCCAGCGTCGCGCGGGCTATAGTGCGGAGGCGACAATCGACCGGCATGCCTTCGGGCTCAAGTTCGGCAAGCTCGCGGAGGGCGTTGCCGTCGTCGGTGCGCAGGTCAAGATCCAGATCGATCTGCAAATCTCGCGCAGGTTGGGCGCGACGCCCAGTCCCAGCGCGAGTCCCAGCGCCACTCCCACGGTGAGTCGTCTCGGCAAGAAGGGCTAA
- a CDS encoding methyltransferase domain-containing protein produces MSSLPWRALARELRAQVVVPTGLDRAPVLVLGPLALALALERLLPGLLWGALRRPARRRARQAAHIACFRVAGAAALPLAPGRCAAVVLFSAQRGEQTAALVAEARRVLRPGGALIVAQAALPRWRAWARRLRLPVAAGLTPEDFTALLLNAALEDIEQHWPRGAAGPLLTRGRRRSHALTPSWESGTSAVAPASLPPLTVGPLAG; encoded by the coding sequence ATGTCCTCCCTCCCTTGGCGGGCCTTGGCCCGCGAGCTGCGAGCGCAGGTCGTCGTGCCGACCGGGCTCGATCGCGCTCCAGTGCTGGTGCTGGGACCGCTGGCGTTGGCGCTCGCCCTGGAGCGCTTGCTGCCCGGTCTGCTCTGGGGCGCGCTGCGCCGCCCGGCGCGGCGTCGGGCGCGGCAGGCTGCGCATATTGCGTGCTTCCGCGTCGCTGGCGCCGCCGCGCTGCCGCTGGCGCCGGGACGCTGCGCCGCGGTCGTGCTCTTTTCGGCCCAGCGCGGCGAGCAGACGGCGGCCCTCGTCGCCGAGGCCCGTCGCGTGCTCCGACCGGGCGGCGCGCTGATCGTCGCGCAGGCGGCGCTGCCCCGCTGGCGCGCCTGGGCGCGGCGACTGCGCCTGCCCGTCGCCGCCGGCCTGACGCCCGAGGACTTTACCGCGCTGCTGCTCAACGCTGCCCTCGAGGACATCGAGCAGCACTGGCCACGGGGCGCCGCGGGACCCCTGCTGACCCGCGGCCGGCGGCGCTCGCACGCGCTCACACCATCCTGGGAGAGCGGCACCAGCGCCGTCGCGCCGGCGTCGCTGCCGCCGCTGACGGTCGGGCCGCTGGCCGGCTAA
- a CDS encoding DUF692 family protein, translating to MAGSRPRRHDHAVTLRRGVGAFGVGLRRPHFEQLEQLTQAVDFVEIVSENFFRFGGRPRQVLESLRGRLPIIPHGVGLSIGGPDPLSERYLDDLDALLRWLDPPWFSDHLSYSSAFGVEYHDLIPLPFTEQAVRQVVQRIQQVQRRLGRPFMLENPSYYLRMPGAEMTEAEFLTEVVERADCGLLLDVNNVYVNATNHRYDAAAFIDAMPTDRVWQLHMAGHDASGEFLVDTHGSAIVPAVLQLYEHTLRRLGPTWTLVEWDHDVPPLALLLAESERLCVTASRILAEPPAGAAHASPAPTLAPPKAGHGPPPDAQRSMQTMHALLRGQTSAEAAAAVLGAPLVRLRAYQRFVRAHVQGVLDKNYPTLRALLGEARWQPLCAAYFAQVPAQEAELNAAAEQLPAFIEAQLAAGASALTAFHAELALVEWEEFAAYVDPARIPAPGELQHLALNPTLRALQLRHAVGSFLADWRAWERGERAAAPPEPDATTAGETVFVLRDPITQGYRTCVADAALLLAFKAAHDQLTVPAAAALAGVDQGRVERALAEATALGVLVAPTTAPAEGPEA from the coding sequence ATGGCAGGCTCCAGGCCTCGGCGACACGATCACGCGGTGACCCTGCGTCGGGGCGTCGGCGCCTTCGGGGTCGGGCTTCGTCGCCCGCACTTCGAGCAGCTCGAGCAACTTACGCAGGCCGTCGACTTCGTCGAGATCGTCAGCGAGAATTTCTTTCGCTTCGGCGGCAGGCCGCGCCAGGTGCTCGAGTCGCTACGCGGGCGGCTGCCGATCATCCCGCATGGTGTAGGCCTCTCGATCGGTGGTCCCGATCCGCTCAGCGAGCGCTACCTCGACGATCTCGACGCCCTGCTGCGTTGGCTCGACCCGCCCTGGTTCTCCGACCACCTGAGCTACTCGTCGGCCTTCGGCGTCGAGTATCACGATCTGATCCCGCTGCCCTTCACCGAGCAGGCCGTGCGCCAGGTCGTGCAGCGGATCCAGCAGGTCCAGCGACGCTTGGGCCGACCCTTCATGCTGGAGAACCCCTCCTACTACCTCCGCATGCCCGGCGCTGAGATGACCGAGGCGGAGTTTCTGACCGAGGTCGTCGAGCGCGCGGACTGCGGGCTCCTGCTCGACGTCAACAACGTCTACGTCAACGCGACGAACCATCGCTATGACGCCGCCGCGTTCATCGACGCGATGCCCACGGACCGCGTCTGGCAGCTACACATGGCCGGGCATGACGCGAGCGGCGAGTTCCTCGTCGACACGCACGGGTCGGCGATCGTGCCCGCCGTGCTGCAGCTCTACGAGCATACGCTGCGACGGCTCGGCCCGACCTGGACGCTGGTCGAGTGGGACCATGACGTTCCGCCGCTCGCGCTGCTCTTGGCGGAGAGCGAGCGCCTATGCGTCACGGCCAGCCGAATCCTCGCGGAACCGCCGGCGGGCGCGGCCCATGCGAGCCCCGCGCCGACGCTCGCGCCTCCCAAGGCCGGGCACGGTCCACCGCCCGACGCCCAGCGCTCGATGCAGACGATGCACGCGCTGCTGCGCGGCCAGACTAGCGCTGAAGCGGCCGCCGCGGTGCTCGGTGCGCCGCTCGTGCGCCTGCGCGCTTACCAGCGCTTCGTGCGGGCGCATGTGCAAGGCGTCCTCGACAAAAACTACCCGACGCTGCGAGCCTTGCTCGGTGAAGCGCGCTGGCAGCCGCTCTGCGCCGCGTACTTTGCTCAGGTCCCCGCGCAGGAAGCCGAGCTCAACGCCGCGGCCGAGCAGCTCCCGGCCTTCATCGAAGCGCAGCTCGCGGCGGGCGCAAGCGCGCTGACTGCCTTCCACGCCGAGCTGGCCCTGGTCGAGTGGGAGGAGTTCGCTGCCTACGTCGACCCCGCGCGCATTCCGGCGCCCGGCGAGCTGCAGCACCTCGCGCTCAACCCGACCTTGCGCGCGTTGCAGCTCCGCCACGCAGTCGGCAGCTTTCTCGCCGACTGGCGCGCCTGGGAGCGCGGCGAGCGGGCGGCTGCTCCCCCAGAGCCCGACGCCACGACCGCAGGCGAGACGGTCTTCGTGCTGCGTGATCCGATCACCCAGGGCTATCGGACCTGTGTCGCGGACGCCGCGTTGCTCTTGGCGTTCAAGGCGGCGCACGATCAATTGACCGTGCCGGCCGCAGCGGCGCTCGCGGGCGTCGATCAGGGCCGCGTCGAGCGGGCCCTCGCCGAGGCCACGGCGCTCGGTGTGCTCGTGGCGCCAACCACCGCACCTGCCGAAGGGCCTGAGGCCTAA
- a CDS encoding zf-HC2 domain-containing protein gives MLTCKELTEVITDYLEGRMSFGQRLRFRMHLALCRSCRRYLRQMRLTIQALRRTLSELPAERMPAEMRDELCARLRSLRPRESD, from the coding sequence ATGCTGACTTGCAAGGAGCTGACCGAGGTCATCACCGACTACCTCGAAGGGCGCATGTCCTTCGGGCAGCGCCTGCGTTTCCGCATGCACCTCGCGCTATGCAGGTCGTGCCGCCGCTACTTGCGGCAGATGCGCCTGACGATTCAGGCGCTCCGCCGAACGCTTAGCGAGCTGCCCGCGGAGAGGATGCCAGCCGAGATGCGCGACGAGCTCTGCGCGCGCCTCCGCAGCCTGCGGCCCCGCGAGAGCGACTGA
- a CDS encoding HAD family hydrolase, producing the protein MSTPAAPLARDAGPAAAAARGWPPRLRAVLFDLDGVLIDSARAWHRVVVLGAQRYGGHVVDFETFARTFGQGPDADQRDYFPGCSVARVSAFYAETFPQQLAELRLMPGALTLLQALGERGLRRAVVTNTPLQLAREVLSTQGLAPLLEATAAAGEAPEKPSPALVQLALSRLGVAAAEAVYVGDSASDRGATRAAGVFMLGLRHPADATIDQLDELLAWL; encoded by the coding sequence ATGAGCACGCCTGCCGCGCCGCTCGCGCGGGATGCGGGGCCGGCAGCCGCAGCCGCGCGCGGCTGGCCTCCCAGGCTGCGCGCCGTGCTCTTCGACCTCGATGGGGTGTTGATCGACTCGGCCCGCGCCTGGCATCGCGTGGTCGTGCTCGGGGCCCAGCGCTACGGTGGGCACGTCGTCGACTTCGAGACCTTCGCGCGCACCTTCGGCCAGGGACCCGACGCCGATCAACGCGACTACTTTCCTGGGTGTTCGGTGGCGCGCGTGAGCGCGTTTTACGCCGAGACCTTTCCGCAGCAGCTCGCTGAGCTGCGCCTTATGCCGGGCGCGCTGACGCTGTTACAGGCGCTCGGTGAGCGCGGCCTACGCCGCGCCGTCGTCACCAACACGCCGCTGCAGCTCGCGCGTGAGGTCCTCTCGACGCAGGGCCTCGCGCCGCTGCTCGAGGCCACCGCGGCGGCCGGCGAGGCGCCTGAGAAGCCCAGCCCCGCGCTCGTGCAGCTCGCGCTCAGCCGCCTCGGCGTCGCGGCTGCAGAGGCCGTCTACGTCGGCGACTCAGCCAGCGACCGCGGGGCCACGCGCGCCGCCGGCGTCTTCATGCTCGGCCTCCGTCACCCTGCCGACGCCACCATCGACCAGCTCGACGAGCTCCTCGCCTGGCTCTGA
- the hoxU gene encoding bidirectional hydrogenase complex protein HoxU — MSVKTLTIDGKMVTGVAGTSVFGAAWEAGIQIPRLCHIGGLSELGACRLCLVEIDERPRLQPACMTEVEEGMVVRTDSARLHAHRKLIVELLFAEGNHVCAVCVSNGHCELQDLATSLGIDHVRVSYQHPRRQVDASHPRFALDLNRCVFCRRCMRVCDEVEGAHTWDVAGRGASLRLIADLGQSWGSAESCTSCGKCVQVCPTGALFAKGSSVGEMTKNRAFLQYIVTARAQHQWIRK; from the coding sequence ATGAGCGTCAAGACGCTGACCATTGACGGCAAGATGGTGACGGGCGTGGCAGGCACGTCGGTTTTCGGCGCCGCCTGGGAGGCCGGCATCCAGATCCCGCGCCTCTGCCACATCGGCGGCCTCTCCGAGCTCGGCGCCTGTCGCCTCTGTCTGGTCGAGATCGACGAGCGCCCGCGGCTGCAGCCCGCCTGCATGACCGAGGTCGAGGAGGGGATGGTCGTGCGCACCGACAGCGCCCGGCTGCACGCCCATCGCAAGCTGATCGTCGAGCTGCTCTTCGCCGAGGGCAACCACGTCTGCGCGGTCTGCGTCTCCAACGGTCACTGCGAGCTGCAGGACCTGGCGACGAGCCTGGGGATCGACCACGTTCGCGTCAGCTATCAACACCCGCGCCGTCAGGTCGACGCCAGCCACCCGCGCTTCGCGCTCGACCTCAACCGCTGCGTCTTCTGCCGGCGCTGCATGCGCGTCTGCGATGAGGTCGAGGGGGCGCATACCTGGGATGTCGCCGGGCGCGGCGCCAGCTTGCGCCTGATCGCCGATCTGGGCCAGAGCTGGGGTTCCGCTGAGAGCTGCACCAGCTGCGGAAAGTGCGTCCAGGTCTGCCCGACCGGCGCGCTCTTCGCCAAGGGCTCGAGCGTCGGCGAGATGACCAAGAACCGCGCCTTCCTGCAGTACATCGTCACCGCCCGCGCGCAGCACCAATGGATTCGCAAATGA
- a CDS encoding GNAT family N-acetyltransferase produces MAGIVLREAPRPADLEGVRAIVTSTGFFRPDEIDVAVELVQERLGRGAASGYEFLFADREGASLGYACFGPIACTLGSYDLYWIAIDERWRGQGIGRWLLREAEARIAASGGRRVYIETSSQPRYEPTRGFYSGAGYALEARLAEFYAPGDDKLVYVRAV; encoded by the coding sequence CTGGCGGGGATTGTGCTCCGCGAGGCCCCGCGCCCCGCCGACCTCGAGGGCGTGCGCGCGATCGTCACCTCGACCGGTTTCTTTCGCCCCGACGAGATCGACGTCGCCGTCGAGCTGGTGCAGGAGCGCCTCGGACGGGGCGCCGCCAGCGGCTACGAGTTTCTCTTCGCCGATCGCGAGGGCGCCAGCTTGGGCTATGCCTGCTTCGGCCCGATCGCCTGCACGCTGGGCAGCTACGACTTGTACTGGATCGCGATCGATGAGCGCTGGCGCGGCCAGGGCATCGGGCGTTGGCTGCTGCGCGAGGCCGAGGCGCGCATCGCGGCGAGCGGCGGACGCCGCGTCTACATCGAGACCTCGTCGCAGCCGCGCTACGAGCCGACCCGCGGCTTCTACAGCGGCGCCGGCTACGCCCTGGAGGCGCGGCTGGCCGAGTTCTACGCCCCGGGCGACGACAAGCTCGTCTACGTGCGCGCGGTCTGA
- a CDS encoding D-alanine--D-alanine ligase codes for MLILHDALPPSARTDEQDALVQAEAVAAALRAGGIANQTRAVGLDLGALEQEVARLQPRLVFNLVESLAQRERLVHLVPTMLDTLGVPYTGCAASAIFQTSDKLVAKRLLAAAGVPTPPWFAASELTRGVALPAARYLLKPIAEHGSVGLDRGALVDVVSADELRHALAARAAAVGLALFAERFIEGREFNLALLAAPDDATSCALLPPAEILFEDFALGEPHIVDYRAKWDSSSHAYHHTPRRFDFPEGDAPLLTALSDLARRCWALFGLGGYARVDFRVDAAGRPWVLEINANPCLSPDAGFAAAAARSGLSFDAMIERIVAAGGRAPARPGGAR; via the coding sequence GTGCTGATTCTTCACGACGCGCTCCCGCCCTCGGCGCGCACCGACGAGCAGGACGCGCTCGTCCAGGCCGAGGCGGTCGCTGCAGCCCTGCGGGCGGGCGGGATCGCCAATCAAACGCGAGCAGTGGGGCTCGACCTCGGGGCGCTCGAGCAAGAAGTCGCGCGGCTGCAGCCGCGGCTGGTCTTCAACCTCGTCGAGTCCCTGGCTCAGCGGGAGCGCCTGGTGCACCTCGTGCCCACGATGCTCGACACCCTCGGGGTGCCCTACACCGGCTGCGCCGCAAGCGCGATCTTTCAGACCTCTGACAAGCTGGTCGCCAAGCGCCTGCTGGCCGCCGCCGGCGTTCCCACGCCCCCTTGGTTCGCGGCGTCCGAGCTCACGCGGGGCGTCGCGCTGCCGGCCGCGCGCTACCTGCTCAAGCCGATCGCGGAGCACGGCTCGGTGGGTCTCGACCGGGGCGCCTTGGTCGACGTGGTCAGCGCCGACGAGCTGCGTCACGCCCTCGCGGCGCGGGCCGCTGCGGTCGGGCTGGCGCTCTTCGCGGAGCGCTTCATCGAGGGGCGCGAGTTCAACCTGGCCCTGCTGGCGGCGCCTGACGACGCGACGAGCTGCGCGCTGCTGCCACCGGCGGAGATCCTCTTCGAGGACTTCGCTCTCGGCGAGCCGCACATCGTCGACTACCGCGCCAAGTGGGACAGCAGCTCGCATGCATATCACCACACGCCGCGCCGCTTCGACTTCCCGGAGGGGGATGCGCCCTTGCTGACGGCGCTGAGCGACCTGGCGCGCCGCTGCTGGGCGCTCTTCGGGCTCGGCGGCTACGCGCGCGTCGACTTCCGGGTCGACGCGGCGGGGCGCCCCTGGGTGCTGGAGATCAACGCCAACCCCTGCCTCTCGCCGGACGCCGGCTTCGCCGCGGCTGCCGCTCGCTCCGGACTGAGCTTCGACGCGATGATCGAGCGCATCGTCGCCGCTGGCGGGCGGGCGCCGGCGCGCCCGGGCGGCGCGAGGTGA